A stretch of Macadamia integrifolia cultivar HAES 741 chromosome 7, SCU_Mint_v3, whole genome shotgun sequence DNA encodes these proteins:
- the LOC122084885 gene encoding bifunctional purple acid phosphatase 26-like, translated as MLETSRVRPLWFQLLLISFVFFSSVGNGSAGITSTFIRSEWPSVDIPLDNEAFALPNGHNAPQQVHITQGDYDGKAVIISWVTSDEPGPSKVQYGTSENQYKFSAEGTVTNYTFYHYKSGYIHHCPVDGLKHNTKYYYKIGLGDSSREFWFQTPPEVHPDASYTFGIIGDLGQTYNSLSTLNHYMQSGAQAVLFVGDLSYADRYQYNDVGIRWDSWGRLVERSAAYQPWIWSAGNHEVEYMPEMLLFGRGFHAGMNLREQKKLAAKNTKEMRDKIRKKEGVTKKPEEVSVQ; from the exons ATGTTGGAGACTAGTAGAGTACGGCCCTTGTGGTTTCAGCTGCTACTTATATCCTTTGTTTTCTTCAGTTCAGTGGGCAACGGGAGTGCAGGGATCACTAGTACTTTTATTCGTTCTGAGTGGCCTTCTGTTGACATTCCTCTTGATAATGAAGCATTTGCACTTCCAAATGGTCATAATGCACCGCAGCAA GTGCATATTACCCAAGGTGATTATGATGGAAAGGCTGTAATAATCTCATGGGTCACATCTGATGAACCTGGTCCCAGTAAAGTGCAATACGGAACATCAGAAAACCAATACAAATTTAGTGCTGAAGGGACAGTGACAAACTACACATTCTACCATTACAAATCCGGCTACATTCATCATTGTCCTGTTGATGGCCTTAAG CATAACACCAAGTACTACTACAAGATTGGATTGGGTGATTCCTCTCGggaattttggtttcaaacaCCTCCAGAAGTTCACCCAGATGCTTCATATACTTTTGGAATCATAG gtGATTTGGGCCAAACATACAATTCTCTTTCCACTCTTAATCATTACATGCAGAGTGGAGCGCAAGCTGTCTTATTTGTGGGAGATCTGTCTTATGCTGATAGATATCAGTATAACGATGTTGGCATTCGGTGGGATTCATGGGGACGCTTGGTTGAGCGCAGTGCTGCATATCAGCCATGGATTTGGTCAGCTGGAAATCATGAAGTAGAGTACATGCCTGAAATG TTATTATTTGGTAGAGGGTTTCATGCTGGAATGAATCTGCGAGAGCAGAAAAAGCTTGCTGCAAAGAACACGAAGGAGATGAGAGACAagattagaaagaaagaaggagttACTAAGAAGCCGGAGGAAGTTTCTGTGCAATGA
- the LOC122084565 gene encoding MKI67 FHA domain-interacting nucleolar phosphoprotein-like produces the protein MTASQVSLLNFHVFKFLFSYRMLTFFWFGIQQTGKSKHFGFIEFESPEVAKIVAESMHNYLLFEHLLQVDLVPPERVHPKLWNGADRIYEPLNWTQIERKRHNKERTLEEHKKFVERILKRSQKRKKKIEAAGIEYECPEIVGNIQAAPKKIKFDDEESE, from the exons ATGACTGCAAGCCAAGTTTCTCTGTTGAACTTTCATGTTTTcaagtttttgttttcttatagaATGTTAACTTTCTTTTGGTTTGGTATTCAACAGACAGGAAAATCGAAGCACTTTGGTTTCATCGAATTTGAGTCTCCAGAG GTGGCAAAAATTGTGGCTGAAAGTATGCATAACTACCTACTTTTTGAGCACTTGTTGCAAGTTGACCTTGTTCCTCCAGAGCGTGTTCATCCAAAATT ATGGAATGGTGCTGATCGTATATATGAGCCATTAAACTGGACGCAAATTGAGCGAAAGCGCCATAACAAG GAAAGAACACTGGAAGAACATAAAAAGTTTGTGGAAAGGATCCTGAAACGAAGCCAGAAGCGGAAAAAGAAGATTGAGGCTGCTGGAATTGAATATGAGTGCCCAGAAATT GTGGGCAAC